Part of the Candidatus Moraniibacteriota bacterium genome is shown below.
ACCATGTTTGTCCGGATTGCCTGTCTGAGTGCGCGACTTTGGTGATGCGACGGAGTCCGTAGAGAAGTCCAAATCCGAGTATGGCGAGAAACGGAAGTGTTGCCTTCATGAGAAAGACGGCGGGGAAATAGAGCGCCGTTGCCTGATTGGAAACTGTGCCGAGGAAGTAGTAGGTATTGCCGCCGGAGACGCGCGCAAATACCATGAAGACGCCGAGGAAATATTGTGCGAGCGGTTTCATGAGGGGGATATTGCTCATGCTGACGATGGTCGACTCGGCAATACGACCAACAGCGCGGTCATTGGGGAATTGTGCTCGTGCAATTTCTTGCACAGTTTCCGCGGGCATATTCCAGGTATTCGGAATATAGAGTGTCCAGATGGCGATGAAGCACACGGCGACAGACCCGGCAAACTTGAGCACAAGAGAAAAGAAGAATTTCCATCGCCATGCTCGTCGATCCGATTCTTCAACCGTATTAGGGCAGGATTTCGAGAGGGCATAGAGGATAACAATGAGCCCAAAGAGAGGGAAAAGTGTGACGGCAGAAAACTTGGCGAGATTGGCAAGTCCAAGGAAGAGACCGGAGAGGATGGTGTTTTTTGCAGATGGATCTTTGAGAAATCGGACGAAGAAATAGACGGAGAAGAATACGAATGCTGCAATGCCGATATCGGTCGTGACGAGGTGATCGTGCCCGAGGACATTTGGGTCGGCGGCATAGAGGAGGAGTGCAAAGAGTCCCGCTACCGTTCCGGCGAGTTCGCGTGTCCATCGAAAAATGGCAAAACCAAGAAGGAGTGCGATGAGGATAATCGGGATGCGCGCAAAGAAGGTGAGTTGGTCGGGATTGTTTCCCATACCAAAGAGGAACTCGTCGCCAAATGTCCATTGGGCAAATCCCCATGCTTGTGCCGGACCCTCGGGATGCTGCGCAGGGTCTATTCCTTCGTCGCCTCTGGTCCAGAGTGTGCTTGGGACAGGAAATTGTGGCAATGGAGAAATAAGCAACATAGCGAGCCCTGAGAGGTCCTTGATAAGCGGAGGATGCTCGGGATTGATGCGCATATCGAGATAGCGTACATAGCTGTAGGATGCGGGGATATGCGCCTTTTCATCCATGGTGGTCGAGTCGTCCCAGGCGAGGCGGAGTGAAACAGCAAAAAGGATGATGAGTATTCCCGCGACAAACCACATTGCCTGCTTTTTGAAGAGTTGCATAACTGAATGAATGAAAAGTAAAAGACTGTATCCGCGCGCGTACCTTTTGAGAGTCGGTTTATTTCCTTGGTATTTTAAATGAAAGTGAATTAAGAGGTGTGTGTTTTTCGGAAGAAATTCTTTTTTATTTGTCTCCGCTTGCTCCGAAAGGCACAAAAAATAATTTCTTCCGAAAAATGTGAAGCAGTGAAGTTTTCGAGAGTGTTTTTATTATCTTATCACAATTACCCGGAAATTCTCTGGCGAATTTTCTCGAAAGGGAATAGTTTTAACGGTTGATGCTGGAAATGCTACTTGGACTTTCCTGGCAATATCGTCGTCCCATTTTTGTGGGATAATGACGGCGGGTACTTTGAGAGTTGTGTCGGGCATGAGAAATTCCGGCGTGCCTTTTGCTGAATCATGAGTAAGGAAGAGAATCGGCTGTGCCGTGACAGGGAGACCATTGTCGATGGTTTTTCCTCCTGCATTTGCGAGGACATAAACATGTGTGTCGCTTGGCAAGGTATTGATATAGCGCGCCATAGCGGTGAAACCTTCATTGAAGGCACCTCGAGCATTCGCATTGTTTGTAAAGAAGAGGAAATATTTACTGACATTCCAAAGAGGAATCAACGCGATAATGGTTCCGACAAGGAGCATCATACCAACTTTTGAGCCGGGCTCGCGATTCCGGAGCCATTCACCAAGCCAGAGAAGGGGGATACTGGCAATGAGGAAGACAACAGGCTGTGTGCCAATGGCGCGGAGTGCATGTGGGAGACCTTCTTCGGTAAGGAATTCGGGAACAAGCATGGTGAAAAACCAGCCGAGCAAGAAAATCGAAATCATAAGTTCGCGGTTTCGCTCGGTGTGTTTCCATCGCCTCTTGGCGAGGAGATAGATGCGCATGATGAGGAAGACAAACCCGGCAAGGAAAAGGGTGCCACTGACGAAATCAAGCAGCGGATAGGGCGGATAGTTATGTCGCCAATTCATATCGCCGACAAAAGTGTATTTGATGAGAGAGAGGCTCAGTGTTTTGGCAAAGGTGAGTGCGAGGTGACCGTGATTCACGTCGGGTGAGAAAATCGAAATCGATGCCGATCGCGACGAAAGATATTCCGGATGTGTTGCAAATTCGTAGATAAGTGGCGCAGCGGTGACGAACATACCAATGGTAAATGCAAGTGCGTGTTTCCAATAGCGCTTCAAAAACTCTCGGTAAGACGCCATGCACCCGAGCGCTACAATGAAAAGAATGAGTGGTGCGACGCGGAAGGCAATATAGGTATGAAAGCCGATACCGAATATAAGGCCGCTCACGAGAAACGCAAGCAAGCTTTTGGTGCGAAGACCTCGGAAGAAGAAATAGAATGAGAATGAAAGAATGAGTGGCACCATGATGGCGCGAAATCCAATTCTCGAAAAGTTAATCGCCCAATAGGAAAACGTGATGAGAAATGCGGAGAAAAGTGCGACGCTTCGTTTCTGCCAGAGCTCTTTGGCAAGGAGATAGACGCCGAGAACCGTTGCTGTGCCGCATATCGCCGAGAAAAGCTTGAGCGCCGCGATATTGACGCCGAAAAAGAGCATTGCAAGCGCCTCAAGGTTGATATAGAGTCCCTCGCGGCCGTTGTTATTGGGGTAGAAGAGCTGATAGTTGCCGGTCTCATTGGCATGAATCGCATCGACGCCGTTCATTGCTTCGTCTGGATAGAGCCCAGCTGGGATATGTTCGATATTCCAAAATCGCAGAAAAAATGCGGTCGCGAGCAGAATAATGAGTATAGACGTTGCGAGGAGCTTTTCTGCTGTAAAAAAATACCCGAAGAAATGTCGTCGCATAGTGTTGGTGTTCTATTTGTGTCTTGACTTTTCGCTCGCGCGTCTCGTCGGCGCATTCAAATGATGGTATAATTATACCACGAATTATTTTTTTGTTTTCAGTATGTCCATGGAGCAGGAAACTGATATATCCATCGAAAAAAAGGCACGAGGGAAAAAGGGAACTTCCGGAACGAACCCGGCAGTTGCTAGTGTGAATGTTTCTAGAAAAGGTGATGTTCCTGTGACTCTTTCGACTTCTGAAAATGAAACACTCAAATACTCCAAGTCAGTTAATGGTGATATGCAAAAAAAAGAAATTGATCGTGTATTGAAAAACAATGTGCAAATGGAACAAGTGATAGAACTCGAAAATGGAATACAGGATGCTCGACGACAGGCAGAAAAAGAAGCTTTGGAAAAGCTTCTTCCGAAGTTGAAAGATTTGTTCCCGAATGATTGCAAACGCTTAGTTCGCAGTGGTAAAGATAAAACCGTAGTTGAGTCTGCAATGCCAGTCTCTCAGGATGATCTTATAGAGAAATTTTTAAAAAAACACTCGAGTGAAGTATGTAAAAACCTTTTGAAAGGAAAATTAGGAAATATAGCAAAGATAATCTTTACTTTCTTCAAAAGTAGTGACTTTACACAATTCCTTGGACTTAAAACTGATAAGGAGAAAGAAATGGAGAAACACCGCGTGAAAAAGCTGCTTAAAGAACAAGGTTTAAACGAATGGTCAAATGAAACGGAACCCCAGAAAGCAGGCTCTGGTACTAGGAGAATAGTTGATGATTTGGAAGAGATGCGTAAGACGAATGGAGATGATGCGGATATGTCTTCGAATGATGGCGATGCTCAAGGTAAGGATATTGCAGAAGGAGATCAAGAGGTAAAGAGTGATACGAATGGCGGATACTTTGGGGCGCCAGATTATAAGGAAGCAATTGATGATGTGACGCAAGAAGAACAAGAGAGTATAGAAAAACTCAAGCAGATTAGGGGTGTAAAAAATTTCGAGGAACTTTTGATGCTTTTGGATGATCCGGACTTCCCGGGTATTCAGGGGTCGAAACAATTTTATTCTGGTGATGATTTGAGAAGAATTGTCGCGGGAGCTCGAGAAATGGGGGTGACGAATTTTGTGACGAGTTCTCAAGGGTTGCGTGATACAGTGGAGCGTCTGTTGCATCAAGAAAAAGAGGGGAAGATTGAAGCTATGAAAGAAGATGGTATTGTGGAAGGTTTTGGAATGGTTGGTGGTGATTCGGGAGTTGAAGATTCCTCGGAAACAGGGGATGAAAATGCTCTTGAAGATGAATATTTCCCTCAAGGAG
Proteins encoded:
- a CDS encoding glycosyltransferase family 39 protein, yielding MQLFKKQAMWFVAGILIILFAVSLRLAWDDSTTMDEKAHIPASYSYVRYLDMRINPEHPPLIKDLSGLAMLLISPLPQFPVPSTLWTRGDEGIDPAQHPEGPAQAWGFAQWTFGDEFLFGMGNNPDQLTFFARIPIILIALLLGFAIFRWTRELAGTVAGLFALLLYAADPNVLGHDHLVTTDIGIAAFVFFSVYFFVRFLKDPSAKNTILSGLFLGLANLAKFSAVTLFPLFGLIVILYALSKSCPNTVEESDRRAWRWKFFFSLVLKFAGSVAVCFIAIWTLYIPNTWNMPAETVQEIARAQFPNDRAVGRIAESTIVSMSNIPLMKPLAQYFLGVFMVFARVSGGNTYYFLGTVSNQATALYFPAVFLMKATLPFLAILGFGLLYGLRRITKVAHSDRQSGQTWSGTIAHSFQSHIAQYTMLGFVALYSYLSITGNLNIGFRHLFPILPFLYVLGTKAVFDYWKRHRGNHTTWSIMRGFIFIFTCWIILIPVFAYPSYLSYFNTAMGGHTEGYKYVTDSNYDWGQDVKRLKNWVDTYNLCVDGNQEASNECQALTNGKSLPTAVPIQKIRVDYFGGSNPEYFLGNMYESWHSDNTPEPGWYAVSAGFYQESIYKPQSEGSINYSWIPQSSLVGRAGDSIFIFYVDKVPGQ
- a CDS encoding glycosyltransferase family 39 protein translates to MRRHFFGYFFTAEKLLATSILIILLATAFFLRFWNIEHIPAGLYPDEAMNGVDAIHANETGNYQLFYPNNNGREGLYINLEALAMLFFGVNIAALKLFSAICGTATVLGVYLLAKELWQKRSVALFSAFLITFSYWAINFSRIGFRAIMVPLILSFSFYFFFRGLRTKSLLAFLVSGLIFGIGFHTYIAFRVAPLILFIVALGCMASYREFLKRYWKHALAFTIGMFVTAAPLIYEFATHPEYLSSRSASISIFSPDVNHGHLALTFAKTLSLSLIKYTFVGDMNWRHNYPPYPLLDFVSGTLFLAGFVFLIMRIYLLAKRRWKHTERNRELMISIFLLGWFFTMLVPEFLTEEGLPHALRAIGTQPVVFLIASIPLLWLGEWLRNREPGSKVGMMLLVGTIIALIPLWNVSKYFLFFTNNANARGAFNEGFTAMARYINTLPSDTHVYVLANAGGKTIDNGLPVTAQPILFLTHDSAKGTPEFLMPDTTLKVPAVIIPQKWDDDIARKVQVAFPASTVKTIPFRENSPENFRVIVIR